A window from Deltaproteobacteria bacterium encodes these proteins:
- a CDS encoding AbrB/MazE/SpoVT family DNA-binding domain-containing protein, translating into MRVTTKGQVTIPIEIRERLGLLPNSEVEFVVEGAAVRLRKARGARRRGRGRSIVERLKGKATSGLTTAQIMALTRGEK; encoded by the coding sequence ATGCGCGTCACCACGAAGGGGCAGGTCACCATTCCGATCGAGATCCGTGAACGACTCGGACTCCTGCCCAACAGCGAGGTCGAGTTCGTGGTCGAGGGGGCCGCGGTGCGACTCCGAAAAGCCCGGGGCGCGCGCCGGCGAGGACGCGGACGGAGCATCGTGGAGCGTTTGAAGGGCAAGGCGACCAGTGGTCTGACCACGGCCCAGATCATGGCGCTTACGCGCGGCGAGAAGTAG
- a CDS encoding type II toxin-antitoxin system VapC family toxin: protein MAVLVDSNVLLDVLTEDPRWSSWSESALAEQGDRDVLAIDPIIYAEVSIGFVRIEEVEAALPPSTFHRLTLPWEAAFLAGKCFVRYRKRGGTRTSPLPDFYIGAHASVSGMKLLTRDAARYRTYFPRLRLIAP from the coding sequence GTGGCGGTCCTCGTCGACAGCAACGTGCTGCTCGACGTCCTCACCGAAGATCCACGCTGGTCTTCGTGGTCCGAGAGCGCGCTGGCCGAGCAAGGGGATCGCGACGTGCTGGCGATCGACCCGATCATCTATGCGGAGGTGTCGATCGGCTTCGTACGGATCGAGGAGGTCGAGGCCGCGCTGCCTCCGTCGACGTTTCACCGGCTGACCCTCCCCTGGGAGGCGGCCTTTCTCGCGGGCAAGTGTTTCGTGCGCTACCGGAAGCGCGGCGGGACCCGGACGTCGCCCTTGCCGGACTTCTACATCGGCGCGCACGCCAGCGTGTCGGGCATGAAGCTGCTCACGCGTGACGCCGCACGCTATCGGACCTACTTCCCCAGGTTGCGGCTGATTGCCCCGTGA